One genomic segment of Oncorhynchus kisutch isolate 150728-3 linkage group LG15, Okis_V2, whole genome shotgun sequence includes these proteins:
- the LOC109905517 gene encoding protein phosphatase Slingshot homolog 2 isoform X1, which produces MTLGSVSATGSSAEGCFCSCCGVKMMPYFSDNGVVSQNQINQLISESFLTVKGAAVFLPRGNGSSPSSAPRISQQWNKHTGDLQQHLQTMFTVLRPEDNIRLAVRLESAYAQPQCTRYMVVVSTNGRQDTEESVVLGLDFGSSDSSCTMGLVLPLWSDTLIHLDGDGGFSVSTVNRVHVFKPVSVQAMWSALQSLHKACEVARCHNYYPGSLFLTWVSYYQSQVSSDQVCINEWNAMQDVQSHRADSPILFTDVPTERERTERLIKTRLREIMMQKDLENVTSKEIRTELEMQMVCNLREFKEFIDNEMIVILGQMDSPTEIFDHVYLGSEWNASNLEELQTSGVRYILNVTREIDNFFPGVFEYHNIRVYDEEATNLLEYWNDTYKFITKARKAGAKCLVHCKMGVSRSASTVIAYAMKEYGWDLERAFDYVKERRGVTKPNPSFMKQLEEYQGILLASKQRHNKLWRSHSDSDLSERHESPLCKTGPPSHTLGLSDPHNNNNNNGPTPSLQHFLLQALGAANDPDNKSKGSHISDTQSEPVRLTRSLSHSPGPPASNGLCDSRERLFSRGRGPRQDSFLPRAVTVVPEERTDNSALAGVAVTVPITAVPHPPPSLHILPPSPFPQPLAKPLHLGLSTQLSSPVPKQKSQSVELTLDLPDHSSSEVVSQDTLESSDDSDTLGRSLSDPLSERGDSVSMMSPGIPMAVSPLTPTTPGSLGPYANDDNNNPCGDTDTILANPIDATCVTTSSNLGTDSIDFFSAREKFLGLSQDGKTRTLSEQMAQRTPQSRCPSQELQPLSPENPAGALLPLPGTEEEEQGKSSPHTEDGSDRASQEKASSPPHHDNGVSVRHIVTEIESISHPPVAAPLSSTQPAPHSPQQLRQDDRDEETPLTSPSSYPQSPSTPPSDWPAGSVRRATKQLEQRLRQELDLTLSNMSTQRSPLHSPSAEFHPTGSPLHTPSTDCPPLLAPTTDCPKQRRPTPAPEQGRPLNETFTVSAEPKGETEQGGFVVSDMDVAPSFSHYPDVRHTPKPIPIIVCSSLEPSRVQPQAPPALLWLEGVTALDSDTDGPSPPPPHHGRLALARSSEELEKIQETLRELQAFLYDAGGLGAGERPGQGKHHGETPVWQRAMEIEARIRQAGLTPPSLMKRSASLAKLDCLELSANDLNDWDLRPTTASPHGTQLMPTPHPRSHHHPSPDDVSKKQRVLSRAPLGGVYPLDSDRTDRGSQRAGSDPPCLSSPPCLVLQGDEELETDPSPRLTRTQSPASAPDVTMITAQQQPRGKSHPLRRLRKAADKKRTATVLYHTM; this is translated from the exons CATCAGTGAGAGCTTCCTGACGGTGAAGGGCGCCGCTGTCTTCCTCCCTCGGGGAAATGGCTCCTCCCCTTCCTCGGCACCCCGCATCAGCCAGCAGTGGAACAAACACACAG GTGACCTCCAGCAGCACCTGCAGACCATGTTCACCGTGCTGCGGCCAGAAGACAACATCCGCCTG GCTGTGCGCCTGGAGAGTGCGTACGCTCAGCCTCAGTGCACGCGTTACATGGTGGTGGTGTCCACCAATGGGAGACAGGACACAGAGGAGAGCGTGGTGCTGGGCCTGGACTTTGGCTCCTCAGACAG CTCATGCACAATGGGGCTGGTTCTACCCCTGTGGAGCGACACACTGATCCACTTGGACGGAGACGG gggCTTCAGTGTGTCCACGGTCAACAGGGTCCATGTCTTCAAACCGGTCTCTGTCCAGGCCATGTG GTCCGCCCTGCAGTCGCTCCACAAGGCGTGCGAGGTGGCCCGCTGTCACAACTACTACCCCGGCAGCCTGTTCCTGACCTGGGTCAGCTACTATCAGAGCCAGGTCTCCTCTGACCAGGTCTGCATCAACGAGTGGAACGCCATGCAGGACGTCCAGTCCCACCGCGCCGACTCGCCCATCCTCTTCACCGACGT GCCCACAGAGAGGGAGCGCACGGAGAGGTTGATCAAGACTCGCCTCAGAGAGATCATGATGCAGAAAGACCTGGAGAATGTCACCTCCAAAGAG ATTCGCACAGAGCTGGAGATGCAGATGGTGTGCAACCTTCGGGAGTTCAAGGAGTTTATTGACAACGAGATGATCGTCATCCTGGGTCAGATGGACAGCCCCACAGAGATCTTTGACCATGTTTACCTG GGCTCTGAGTGGAACGCTTCAAACTTGGAAGAGCTGCAGACTAGCGG TGTGAGGTACATCCTCAATGTGACGCGGGAGATCGACAACTTCTTCCCAGGCGTTTTTGAGTACCACAACATCCGCGTGTACGACGAGGAGGCCACCAACCTGTTGGAGTACTGGAACGACACCTACAAGTTCATCACCAAGGCCAG GAAAGCAGGGGCTAAGTGCCTGGTCCACTGTAAGATGGGTGTGAGTCGCTCGGCCTCCACGGTGATCGCTTACGCCATGAAGGAGTACGGCTGGGACCTGGAGAGGGCCTTCGACTACGTCAAGGAGCGCCGCGGCGTCACCAAGCCCAACCCCTCCTTCATGAAGCAGCTGGAGGAGTACCAGGGTATCCTGCTGgccag TAAACAGAGGCATAACAAGTTGTGGCGCTCCCACTCGGACAGCGACCTCTCAGAGCGCCACGAGTCTCCGCTGTGTAAGACGGGCCCACCCAGCCACACCCTGGGCCTCTCGGacccacacaacaacaacaacaacaatggcCCCACGCCCTCCCTGCAACACTTCCTGCTCCAGGCGCTTGGTGCTGCCAATGACCCCGACAACAAGTCCAAGGGCTCCCACATCTCAGACACACAGTCGGAGCCCGTCCGACTCACCCGctcactctcccactctcctGGTCCGCCAGCCTCCAACGGTCTGTGTGACTCTCGGGAGAGACTCTTTTCTCGAGGGCGAGGACCCCGCCAGGACTCCTTCCTCCCACGGGCGGTCACGGTGGTGCCTGAGGAGAGAACGGACAACTCTGCTCTGGCGGGGGTGGCCGTGACTGTGCCAATCACCGCCgtcccccatcctcctccctcactgcatatcctccctccttctcccttcccccAGCCACTGGCCAAACCCCTCCATCTAGGTTTGAGCACACAGTTGTCCAGTCCTGTGCCTAAACAGAAATCCCAGAGTGTAGAGCTGACCCTGGATCTGCCTGACCACAGCAGCTCCGAGGTCGTATCTCAGGACACCCTGGAGTCCAGCGACGACTCGGACACCCTGGGACGCTCCCTGTCAGACCCGCTGAGCGAGAGGGGGGACAGTGTCAGTATGATGTCCCCAGGGATCCCCATGGCCGTGAGCCCTCTCACCCCAACAACGCCTGGGTCTTTAGGACCCTACGCCAATGATGACAACAACAACCCCTGCGGCGACACAGACACTATCCTCGCTAACCCCATCGACGCCACATGCGTCACTACGTCCTCCAACCTCGGAACGGACAGCATCGACTTCTTCAGCGCCCGCGAGAAATTCCTGGGCCTATCCCAAGACGGAAAGACCCGGACTCTTTCCGAGCAGATGGCTCAGCGGACGCCTCAGTCGCGGTGCCCCAGCCAGGAGCTGCAGCCGCTGTCCCCCGAGAACCCTGCTGGAGCACTGCTACCACTGCCAGgcacagaggaagaggagcagggaAAG AGTTCCCCCCATACGGAGGACGGTAGCGACCGAGCCAGTCAAGAAAAAGCCTCGTCACCTCCCCATCACGACAACGGCGTGTCAGTCCGCCATATTGTCACAGAGATAGAGTCCATATCCCACCCGCCGGTGGCGGcgcccctctcctccacccagccgGCCCCCCACAGCCCACAGCAGCTGCGCCAAGACGACCGGGACGAGGAGACCCCATTGACCTCACCCTCCTCCTACCCACAATCCCCCTCCACGCCTCCCTCGGATTGGCCGGCCGGCTCGGTGCGCAGGGCCACCAAACAGCTAGAGCAGAGGCTGAGGCAGGAGCTGGACTTAACTCTCAGCAACATGTCTACCCAAcgctcccctctccactcccccaGTGCAGAGTTCCACCCCACGGGCTCCCCTCTCCATACGCCAAGCACGGACTGCCCACCCCTCCTCGCTCCTACCACAGACTGCCCCAAGCAGCGTAGGCCAACCCCTGCTCCTGAGCAAGGAAGACCTCTGAACGAGACTTTCACTGTGTCTGCAGAGCCCAAAGGAGAGACTGAGCAGGGAGGGTTTGTCGTCTCAGACATGGACGTTGCCCCTTCCTTCTCTCACTACCCAGATGTCCGCCACACCCCTAAGCCCATCCCAATCATTGTGTGCTCTTCCCTAGAGCCTTCTAGGGTCCAGCCCCAGGCCCCCCCTGCACTGCTGTGGCTGGAGGGGGTGACGGCCCTTGACTCAGACACGGatggcccctcccctcccccgCCCCACCACGGAAGGCTGGCGCTGGCACGCAGCAGTGAGGAACTGGAGAAGATCCAGGAGACTCTGAGGGAGCTGCAGGCCTTCCTGTACGATGCGGGGGGCCTGGGGGCTGGAGAGAGACCTGGTCAGGGGAAGCATCACGGGGAGACTCCCGTGTGGCAGAGGGCCATGGAGATCGAGGCGCGGATCCGCCAGGCGGGCCTCACGCCCCCCTCCTTGATGAAGCGCTCAGCCTCGCTGGCCAAGCTTGACTGCCTGGAGCTGTCAGCCAACGACCTGAATGACTGGGACCTACGGCCCACCACCGCCAGCCCTCACGGAACCCAATTGATGCCCACCCCTCACCCCCGCTCCCACCATCACCCCAGTCCAGATGATGTTTCCAAGAAGCAGCGGGTGTTGTCCAGGGCCCCCCTAGGGGGGGTGTACCCACTGGACTCAGACAGGACTGATCGGGGCTCCCAGAGAGCAGGGAGTgatcccccctgtctctcctcacctccatgtCTTGTTCTTCAAGGGGATGAGGAGCTAGAGACAGACCCCTCCCCCCGGCTCACCCGCACCCAGTCCCCGGCGAGCGCTCCCGACGTCACTATGATAACCGCGCAACAGCAGCCCCGCGGGAAGAGTCACCCGCTGCGGCGGCTCCGCAAGGCTGCCGACAAGAAACGGACTGCCACTGTTCTCTACCACACCATGTGA
- the LOC109905517 gene encoding protein phosphatase Slingshot homolog 2 isoform X2, translating into MALVTVQRSPTPSVISSPCVSEADSGEDDRRSQPRSISESFLTVKGAAVFLPRGNGSSPSSAPRISQQWNKHTGDLQQHLQTMFTVLRPEDNIRLAVRLESAYAQPQCTRYMVVVSTNGRQDTEESVVLGLDFGSSDSSCTMGLVLPLWSDTLIHLDGDGGFSVSTVNRVHVFKPVSVQAMWSALQSLHKACEVARCHNYYPGSLFLTWVSYYQSQVSSDQVCINEWNAMQDVQSHRADSPILFTDVPTERERTERLIKTRLREIMMQKDLENVTSKEIRTELEMQMVCNLREFKEFIDNEMIVILGQMDSPTEIFDHVYLGSEWNASNLEELQTSGVRYILNVTREIDNFFPGVFEYHNIRVYDEEATNLLEYWNDTYKFITKARKAGAKCLVHCKMGVSRSASTVIAYAMKEYGWDLERAFDYVKERRGVTKPNPSFMKQLEEYQGILLASKQRHNKLWRSHSDSDLSERHESPLCKTGPPSHTLGLSDPHNNNNNNGPTPSLQHFLLQALGAANDPDNKSKGSHISDTQSEPVRLTRSLSHSPGPPASNGLCDSRERLFSRGRGPRQDSFLPRAVTVVPEERTDNSALAGVAVTVPITAVPHPPPSLHILPPSPFPQPLAKPLHLGLSTQLSSPVPKQKSQSVELTLDLPDHSSSEVVSQDTLESSDDSDTLGRSLSDPLSERGDSVSMMSPGIPMAVSPLTPTTPGSLGPYANDDNNNPCGDTDTILANPIDATCVTTSSNLGTDSIDFFSAREKFLGLSQDGKTRTLSEQMAQRTPQSRCPSQELQPLSPENPAGALLPLPGTEEEEQGKSSPHTEDGSDRASQEKASSPPHHDNGVSVRHIVTEIESISHPPVAAPLSSTQPAPHSPQQLRQDDRDEETPLTSPSSYPQSPSTPPSDWPAGSVRRATKQLEQRLRQELDLTLSNMSTQRSPLHSPSAEFHPTGSPLHTPSTDCPPLLAPTTDCPKQRRPTPAPEQGRPLNETFTVSAEPKGETEQGGFVVSDMDVAPSFSHYPDVRHTPKPIPIIVCSSLEPSRVQPQAPPALLWLEGVTALDSDTDGPSPPPPHHGRLALARSSEELEKIQETLRELQAFLYDAGGLGAGERPGQGKHHGETPVWQRAMEIEARIRQAGLTPPSLMKRSASLAKLDCLELSANDLNDWDLRPTTASPHGTQLMPTPHPRSHHHPSPDDVSKKQRVLSRAPLGGVYPLDSDRTDRGSQRAGSDPPCLSSPPCLVLQGDEELETDPSPRLTRTQSPASAPDVTMITAQQQPRGKSHPLRRLRKAADKKRTATVLYHTM; encoded by the exons CATCAGTGAGAGCTTCCTGACGGTGAAGGGCGCCGCTGTCTTCCTCCCTCGGGGAAATGGCTCCTCCCCTTCCTCGGCACCCCGCATCAGCCAGCAGTGGAACAAACACACAG GTGACCTCCAGCAGCACCTGCAGACCATGTTCACCGTGCTGCGGCCAGAAGACAACATCCGCCTG GCTGTGCGCCTGGAGAGTGCGTACGCTCAGCCTCAGTGCACGCGTTACATGGTGGTGGTGTCCACCAATGGGAGACAGGACACAGAGGAGAGCGTGGTGCTGGGCCTGGACTTTGGCTCCTCAGACAG CTCATGCACAATGGGGCTGGTTCTACCCCTGTGGAGCGACACACTGATCCACTTGGACGGAGACGG gggCTTCAGTGTGTCCACGGTCAACAGGGTCCATGTCTTCAAACCGGTCTCTGTCCAGGCCATGTG GTCCGCCCTGCAGTCGCTCCACAAGGCGTGCGAGGTGGCCCGCTGTCACAACTACTACCCCGGCAGCCTGTTCCTGACCTGGGTCAGCTACTATCAGAGCCAGGTCTCCTCTGACCAGGTCTGCATCAACGAGTGGAACGCCATGCAGGACGTCCAGTCCCACCGCGCCGACTCGCCCATCCTCTTCACCGACGT GCCCACAGAGAGGGAGCGCACGGAGAGGTTGATCAAGACTCGCCTCAGAGAGATCATGATGCAGAAAGACCTGGAGAATGTCACCTCCAAAGAG ATTCGCACAGAGCTGGAGATGCAGATGGTGTGCAACCTTCGGGAGTTCAAGGAGTTTATTGACAACGAGATGATCGTCATCCTGGGTCAGATGGACAGCCCCACAGAGATCTTTGACCATGTTTACCTG GGCTCTGAGTGGAACGCTTCAAACTTGGAAGAGCTGCAGACTAGCGG TGTGAGGTACATCCTCAATGTGACGCGGGAGATCGACAACTTCTTCCCAGGCGTTTTTGAGTACCACAACATCCGCGTGTACGACGAGGAGGCCACCAACCTGTTGGAGTACTGGAACGACACCTACAAGTTCATCACCAAGGCCAG GAAAGCAGGGGCTAAGTGCCTGGTCCACTGTAAGATGGGTGTGAGTCGCTCGGCCTCCACGGTGATCGCTTACGCCATGAAGGAGTACGGCTGGGACCTGGAGAGGGCCTTCGACTACGTCAAGGAGCGCCGCGGCGTCACCAAGCCCAACCCCTCCTTCATGAAGCAGCTGGAGGAGTACCAGGGTATCCTGCTGgccag TAAACAGAGGCATAACAAGTTGTGGCGCTCCCACTCGGACAGCGACCTCTCAGAGCGCCACGAGTCTCCGCTGTGTAAGACGGGCCCACCCAGCCACACCCTGGGCCTCTCGGacccacacaacaacaacaacaacaatggcCCCACGCCCTCCCTGCAACACTTCCTGCTCCAGGCGCTTGGTGCTGCCAATGACCCCGACAACAAGTCCAAGGGCTCCCACATCTCAGACACACAGTCGGAGCCCGTCCGACTCACCCGctcactctcccactctcctGGTCCGCCAGCCTCCAACGGTCTGTGTGACTCTCGGGAGAGACTCTTTTCTCGAGGGCGAGGACCCCGCCAGGACTCCTTCCTCCCACGGGCGGTCACGGTGGTGCCTGAGGAGAGAACGGACAACTCTGCTCTGGCGGGGGTGGCCGTGACTGTGCCAATCACCGCCgtcccccatcctcctccctcactgcatatcctccctccttctcccttcccccAGCCACTGGCCAAACCCCTCCATCTAGGTTTGAGCACACAGTTGTCCAGTCCTGTGCCTAAACAGAAATCCCAGAGTGTAGAGCTGACCCTGGATCTGCCTGACCACAGCAGCTCCGAGGTCGTATCTCAGGACACCCTGGAGTCCAGCGACGACTCGGACACCCTGGGACGCTCCCTGTCAGACCCGCTGAGCGAGAGGGGGGACAGTGTCAGTATGATGTCCCCAGGGATCCCCATGGCCGTGAGCCCTCTCACCCCAACAACGCCTGGGTCTTTAGGACCCTACGCCAATGATGACAACAACAACCCCTGCGGCGACACAGACACTATCCTCGCTAACCCCATCGACGCCACATGCGTCACTACGTCCTCCAACCTCGGAACGGACAGCATCGACTTCTTCAGCGCCCGCGAGAAATTCCTGGGCCTATCCCAAGACGGAAAGACCCGGACTCTTTCCGAGCAGATGGCTCAGCGGACGCCTCAGTCGCGGTGCCCCAGCCAGGAGCTGCAGCCGCTGTCCCCCGAGAACCCTGCTGGAGCACTGCTACCACTGCCAGgcacagaggaagaggagcagggaAAG AGTTCCCCCCATACGGAGGACGGTAGCGACCGAGCCAGTCAAGAAAAAGCCTCGTCACCTCCCCATCACGACAACGGCGTGTCAGTCCGCCATATTGTCACAGAGATAGAGTCCATATCCCACCCGCCGGTGGCGGcgcccctctcctccacccagccgGCCCCCCACAGCCCACAGCAGCTGCGCCAAGACGACCGGGACGAGGAGACCCCATTGACCTCACCCTCCTCCTACCCACAATCCCCCTCCACGCCTCCCTCGGATTGGCCGGCCGGCTCGGTGCGCAGGGCCACCAAACAGCTAGAGCAGAGGCTGAGGCAGGAGCTGGACTTAACTCTCAGCAACATGTCTACCCAAcgctcccctctccactcccccaGTGCAGAGTTCCACCCCACGGGCTCCCCTCTCCATACGCCAAGCACGGACTGCCCACCCCTCCTCGCTCCTACCACAGACTGCCCCAAGCAGCGTAGGCCAACCCCTGCTCCTGAGCAAGGAAGACCTCTGAACGAGACTTTCACTGTGTCTGCAGAGCCCAAAGGAGAGACTGAGCAGGGAGGGTTTGTCGTCTCAGACATGGACGTTGCCCCTTCCTTCTCTCACTACCCAGATGTCCGCCACACCCCTAAGCCCATCCCAATCATTGTGTGCTCTTCCCTAGAGCCTTCTAGGGTCCAGCCCCAGGCCCCCCCTGCACTGCTGTGGCTGGAGGGGGTGACGGCCCTTGACTCAGACACGGatggcccctcccctcccccgCCCCACCACGGAAGGCTGGCGCTGGCACGCAGCAGTGAGGAACTGGAGAAGATCCAGGAGACTCTGAGGGAGCTGCAGGCCTTCCTGTACGATGCGGGGGGCCTGGGGGCTGGAGAGAGACCTGGTCAGGGGAAGCATCACGGGGAGACTCCCGTGTGGCAGAGGGCCATGGAGATCGAGGCGCGGATCCGCCAGGCGGGCCTCACGCCCCCCTCCTTGATGAAGCGCTCAGCCTCGCTGGCCAAGCTTGACTGCCTGGAGCTGTCAGCCAACGACCTGAATGACTGGGACCTACGGCCCACCACCGCCAGCCCTCACGGAACCCAATTGATGCCCACCCCTCACCCCCGCTCCCACCATCACCCCAGTCCAGATGATGTTTCCAAGAAGCAGCGGGTGTTGTCCAGGGCCCCCCTAGGGGGGGTGTACCCACTGGACTCAGACAGGACTGATCGGGGCTCCCAGAGAGCAGGGAGTgatcccccctgtctctcctcacctccatgtCTTGTTCTTCAAGGGGATGAGGAGCTAGAGACAGACCCCTCCCCCCGGCTCACCCGCACCCAGTCCCCGGCGAGCGCTCCCGACGTCACTATGATAACCGCGCAACAGCAGCCCCGCGGGAAGAGTCACCCGCTGCGGCGGCTCCGCAAGGCTGCCGACAAGAAACGGACTGCCACTGTTCTCTACCACACCATGTGA